In Paenibacillus guangzhouensis, a single window of DNA contains:
- a CDS encoding helix-turn-helix domain-containing protein — protein MENNQLAQRIRAFRKLKSLTQQQLADRMDISVAVLGAIERGNRRPEETLLIRISEHLGITIEELTGAMHMR, from the coding sequence TTGGAGAACAATCAATTGGCACAGCGGATCCGAGCATTCCGCAAATTAAAAAGCCTCACGCAGCAGCAGCTCGCGGACCGCATGGACATCTCTGTCGCCGTTCTTGGTGCCATTGAGCGCGGTAACCGCAGACCTGAAGAGACGTTACTCATCCGAATTTCAGAACATCTTGGTATTACAATAGAAGAATTAACGGGTGCCATGCATATGCGATAA
- the folK gene encoding 2-amino-4-hydroxy-6-hydroxymethyldihydropteridine diphosphokinase, producing MTYSNPSDHSEVYIALGANLGDREHTLMTAIELLDRHPAITVLRVSSMYETDPFGYVDQPAFLNMALAASTTLEPEALLQVLMETEKELGRVRDIHWGPRTLDLDLIFYRNQQFTWNSETLILPHPRMHERLFVLTPLSDIIPAGPLHEFVQDAMDKLEGKEGVRRWRTINWHSGSEHSAN from the coding sequence ATGACTTATTCCAACCCCTCGGATCATTCTGAGGTTTATATTGCTTTAGGGGCTAATTTAGGGGACCGTGAACACACGTTGATGACGGCGATCGAGCTGCTGGACCGTCATCCAGCGATCACGGTTTTGCGTGTATCATCGATGTATGAGACCGATCCGTTCGGTTATGTGGATCAGCCCGCTTTTCTGAATATGGCGCTTGCCGCGAGTACGACGCTTGAACCTGAAGCCTTGCTCCAAGTGTTAATGGAGACCGAGAAAGAACTGGGCCGCGTTCGGGATATACATTGGGGTCCGCGCACCCTTGATTTAGATTTGATTTTTTACCGCAATCAGCAATTTACATGGAACTCTGAGACATTGATTCTCCCTCATCCACGGATGCATGAGCGACTGTTCGTGCTGACTCCGCTCTCAGATATTATCCCCGCAGGACCTCTGCACGAATTCGTACAGGACGCTATGGATAAACTGGAGGGAAAGGAAGGCGTTCGGCGTTGGAGAACAATCAATTGGCACAGCGGATCCGAGCATTCCGCAAATTAA
- the folB gene encoding dihydroneopterin aldolase, protein MDKITLTRMEFYGYHGVFEEERKLGQRYYVDLEMKLDLYPAGSTDDLTASVNYAEVFYTIKEVVEKKSFQLIETLAENIASVVLDTYTKINEVTVRVIKPHPPFDIHFQGVTVEICRPRR, encoded by the coding sequence ATGGATAAAATAACATTAACGCGCATGGAGTTCTACGGCTATCACGGCGTGTTCGAAGAAGAGCGCAAACTTGGACAGCGGTATTACGTGGATTTGGAGATGAAGCTGGATCTTTACCCAGCGGGATCAACCGATGATTTGACGGCCTCCGTGAACTATGCTGAAGTGTTCTACACCATCAAAGAAGTAGTCGAAAAGAAATCCTTCCAACTTATAGAAACTTTGGCGGAAAATATTGCATCGGTAGTACTCGACACTTATACTAAGATCAACGAAGTGACGGTACGCGTCATTAAGCCGCATCCGCCATTTGACATTCATTTTCAAGGCGTTACAGTTGAAATTTGCCGCCCAAGACGTTAG